The Polyangiaceae bacterium genome includes a region encoding these proteins:
- a CDS encoding amidohydrolase family protein yields the protein MSFSRRSLLSLGALALAPPALAQGKPAPKPLVIRGAKLIRAGSPALDDALVEIRDGKITRVQAGGAPPAGAEVVDGTGKTLSAGFIDLLTGVGLMEIDLEASSRHAEHASSDPIRAAFLAADGYDPAASAVAVTRSGGITSLGIVPRGGLVSGQSAFVDLVDEATLSPIVVQRLALRVAIDDAWLEAGHASIGSTLLGLRELFDDAREFKKNPGGFDKNQMRKLVASRLDLRAVGEALAGKLPVVFHVDRAADILSVLALAKENKLRALLASAAEGWKVADAIAKAKLPVVTYPLDNLPRTFSARFVKDDNAARLHKAGVSVIITSGETHNARKLRQIAGNAVRAGLSHDAALDAVTRAPARAFGLDARYGSVEPGRVANLALWSGDPFELSTKLEALIVRGQRVSLASRQTALFERYK from the coding sequence GTGAGCTTCAGCCGCCGCTCGCTGCTCTCCCTGGGTGCGCTGGCTCTGGCACCGCCCGCCCTGGCTCAGGGCAAGCCCGCGCCCAAGCCACTGGTGATCCGCGGCGCGAAGCTGATCCGGGCGGGCTCGCCCGCGCTAGACGACGCCCTGGTCGAGATCCGAGACGGCAAGATCACCCGCGTCCAGGCCGGGGGCGCTCCGCCCGCGGGCGCTGAAGTCGTGGACGGCACCGGCAAGACGCTCTCCGCCGGGTTCATCGACCTCCTGACGGGCGTCGGCCTGATGGAGATCGACCTCGAAGCGTCCAGCCGGCACGCCGAGCACGCCAGCTCCGATCCGATCCGCGCCGCGTTCCTGGCCGCCGACGGCTACGACCCAGCCGCCAGCGCCGTGGCCGTCACCCGCAGCGGCGGCATCACCAGCCTCGGCATCGTGCCCCGCGGCGGGCTCGTGAGCGGGCAGAGCGCCTTCGTCGATCTCGTGGACGAGGCGACGCTGTCGCCGATCGTGGTGCAGCGCCTCGCCCTGCGCGTGGCCATCGACGACGCCTGGCTCGAGGCCGGGCACGCCAGCATCGGGAGCACGCTGCTCGGGCTGCGCGAGCTGTTCGACGACGCCCGAGAGTTCAAGAAGAACCCCGGCGGCTTCGACAAGAATCAGATGCGCAAGCTGGTGGCGAGCCGACTCGACCTGCGAGCGGTGGGCGAGGCGCTGGCGGGCAAGCTGCCGGTGGTGTTCCACGTCGATCGCGCCGCCGACATCTTGTCGGTGCTCGCGCTGGCCAAGGAGAACAAGCTCCGCGCCCTGCTGGCCTCCGCCGCCGAGGGTTGGAAGGTCGCCGACGCGATCGCGAAGGCCAAGCTGCCGGTCGTCACCTATCCGCTCGACAACCTGCCGCGGACCTTCTCGGCCCGCTTCGTGAAGGACGACAACGCCGCGCGCCTGCACAAGGCCGGCGTGAGCGTGATCATCACCAGCGGCGAGACCCACAACGCGCGCAAGCTCCGGCAGATCGCCGGCAACGCGGTGCGCGCGGGGCTCTCGCACGACGCCGCCCTGGACGCGGTCACCCGGGCACCGGCCCGGGCCTTCGGGCTCGACGCCCGCTACGGCAGCGTCGAGCCAGGTCGCGTCGCGAACCTGGCGCTCTGGTCCGGCGATCCCTTCGAGCTCTCGACCAAGCTAGAAGCGCTGATCGTGCGCGGCCAGCGCGTGTCCTTGGCGAGCCGGCAGACGGCGCTGTTCGAGCGCTACAAGTAA